The proteins below are encoded in one region of Lactuca sativa cultivar Salinas chromosome 3, Lsat_Salinas_v11, whole genome shotgun sequence:
- the LOC111898810 gene encoding uncharacterized protein LOC111898810 → MVFFRKFEVNIPLLDAIKQLPRYAKLLKELCTSKRKLKGNETVKVSENVLAVLQKRLPPKCKDPGVFTVPCKLGNLSVRRAMLELGASTNVLPYSLFKTTGLGTLKRTVVIIQLAYRSLVHPKGVLEDVLVQVNELIIPADFYVFDMGDDDSPNSGSILLGRPFLKIARTKIDVYDGTLSMEYDDEVINFNIYDVICYLDDVSALNFIDVIEPLSTKYFEIANRESLALVLHINLSINVAQVLSENYVVDREVQEIAAHMDQQRKLRYSTQTLKLPASNSKLFPSVEQAPILELKTLPDHLKYAYIGEKETLPIIVSNNLSKKEELELIRILKEYQSAIRWTITDIKGLSPSLCMHKILMEEDYKPSRETQRIKPTNDGGG, encoded by the coding sequence ATGGTATTCTTCAGAAAGTTTGAGGTAAATATTCCCCTTCTTGATGCAATTAAACAACTACCCCGATATGCTAAATTGTTAAAAGAGTTATGTActtcaaaaagaaaattaaaaggaAACGAAACAGTTAAAGTAAGCGAGAATGTTTTAGCTGTTTTACAGAAAAGGCTACCCCCAAAGTGTAAGGATCCAGGAGTATTTACTGTTCCTTGTAAGTTGGGGAACCTTTCAGTGCGACGAGCTATGTTGGAATTAGGAGCTTCTACAAATGTTTTGCCATATTCACTTTTTAAAACTACCGGGTTAGGGACATTAAAAAGAACAGTAGTCATCATTCAGTTAGCTTATCGTTCTCTAGTGCATCCAAAAGGCGTGTTGGAAGACGTTTTGGTTCAAGTGAATGAACTTATAATCCCAGCTGATTTCTATGTTTTTGATATGGGAGATGACGACTCACCAAATTCAGGTTCCATTCTTTTGGGGAGACCATTTTTAAAAATTGCTAGAACCAAAATAGATGTTTATGATGGTACCCTTTCAATGGAATATGACGATGAAGTTATCAACTTCAATATTTATGATGTCATATGTTATCTTGATGATGTTTCAGCCCTTAATTTCATTGATGTAATTGAACCATTATCCACAAAATATTTTGAGATTGCTAACCGTGAGTCACTAGCATTAGTGCTCCACATAAATTTGTCTATTAATGTAGCTCAAGTTCTATCAGAAAATTATGTGGTTGATAGAGAAGTTCAAGAGATTGCAGCTCATATGGACCAGCAGAGAAAGTTGAGGTATAGTACCCAAACTCTTAAATTACCAGCTTCTAACTCCAAGCTTTTTCCTTCGGTAGAGCAAGCCCCCATCTTGGAGCTGAAGACACTTCCAGACCACCTGAAATATGCATATATTGGAGAAAAAGAAACATTACCAATTATCGTATCCAACAATTTGTCAAAAAAAGAAGAGTTAGAGCTAATTAGAATTTTGAAGGAGTATCAAAGCGCAATTAGGTGGACTATTACAGACATCAAAGGACTCAGCCCATCTCTCTGCATGCATaaaattttgatggaagaagaTTATAAGCCATCACGTGAAACCCAACGAATTAAACCCACCAATGATGGAGGTGGTTAA